A single window of Brevinematales bacterium DNA harbors:
- a CDS encoding GldG family protein has translation MPDNTETTNKHKIDLIWKISLGALLTVSILMYIILGANPLITKIFLFASLAAIVVTMVFFREMFTGLMKRSGTMTGIYKGVQLFISLLILVFIYVFADSLEWNIDLSGSKLYQLSDQTVSVIGQVTNDMNVVIFKVDTGDPVVRMKLDYIEKLLAAYASKNPHIKVEILDPRLNPVKMVKYNVNINNPAKIGTVVFEYEGNKVEVASSLILSRDPQSGDVIFHGEVEFTSAIKNILAQKPRIIYVLSGHGEFDITSGEAGGYSLLMEELKRDNIAVMPLDLQRVVDIPADAGCLLIVNPIKTMIADELNKISMYINKGGSVFILLDYEINYMINDILRQMGLFLIEKNLILEQENYQTLGNIQFLATVIGGHEITIPFKDYKYNVKLMTASGIEPLPSDKRIQGYGYLVYPLLKTSEYAYAETSEKEIAAQKVEYNKGVDFMGPLYPAWAVTRNKSEIYTNIDSISNTLQVITNIIQSRLVVIGDVDFVNDVYINSANGNLDFFMNSMMFLMKRDTDIAIRPKTSEIMSTYSLTGQAQRILMAVSIMVVAAYLGVGVFILIRRGRKVKSKD, from the coding sequence ATGCCCGATAATACCGAAACGACCAATAAACACAAGATCGACCTGATTTGGAAAATATCGCTTGGCGCGCTGCTGACGGTGTCTATCCTGATGTATATTATCCTCGGCGCAAACCCGCTGATTACGAAGATTTTCCTGTTCGCGAGCCTCGCGGCGATCGTGGTCACGATGGTATTCTTTCGCGAGATGTTCACCGGGTTGATGAAGCGTTCCGGTACGATGACGGGTATCTACAAAGGGGTACAGTTATTCATATCCCTCCTGATACTGGTATTTATCTATGTTTTCGCCGATTCGCTCGAATGGAATATCGATCTGTCCGGCTCGAAGCTCTATCAGCTTTCCGACCAGACGGTATCCGTCATCGGCCAGGTCACCAACGATATGAATGTCGTCATATTCAAGGTCGATACCGGCGATCCGGTTGTCAGGATGAAGCTCGATTATATCGAAAAGCTCCTCGCGGCCTACGCGAGCAAGAACCCCCATATCAAGGTTGAGATTCTCGACCCGCGTCTTAATCCGGTGAAAATGGTCAAGTACAATGTCAATATCAATAATCCCGCGAAAATCGGTACTGTAGTATTCGAGTACGAGGGTAATAAGGTCGAGGTAGCGTCCAGCCTGATCCTTTCGCGCGACCCCCAGAGCGGCGATGTTATATTCCACGGCGAGGTCGAGTTCACGTCGGCGATCAAGAATATCCTCGCGCAGAAGCCCCGTATTATCTATGTCCTTTCTGGGCATGGCGAATTCGATATCACGTCGGGAGAAGCCGGAGGATACAGTCTGCTGATGGAGGAGCTTAAACGCGACAATATCGCGGTCATGCCGCTCGATCTCCAGCGTGTTGTCGATATCCCAGCGGACGCGGGATGTCTCCTGATAGTCAATCCGATAAAAACTATGATAGCGGACGAGCTGAATAAAATCAGCATGTATATCAATAAGGGCGGAAGCGTCTTTATTCTGCTCGATTACGAAATCAATTATATGATTAACGATATACTCCGCCAGATGGGGCTTTTCCTGATCGAGAAGAACCTGATCCTCGAGCAGGAGAACTACCAGACCCTCGGTAATATCCAGTTCCTCGCGACCGTGATCGGCGGCCACGAGATCACTATCCCGTTCAAGGACTATAAGTATAACGTCAAACTGATGACCGCGAGCGGTATCGAGCCGTTACCCTCGGATAAACGTATTCAGGGGTACGGATATTTGGTCTACCCGCTTCTGAAAACGTCGGAATACGCCTACGCGGAGACCTCCGAGAAGGAGATCGCCGCGCAGAAGGTGGAATATAACAAGGGCGTCGATTTCATGGGGCCGTTGTACCCGGCATGGGCGGTAACCCGTAACAAATCCGAGATATATACCAATATCGACAGCATATCGAACACGTTGCAGGTTATCACCAATATCATCCAGTCCAGACTGGTTGTGATAGGCGACGTGGATTTCGTGAACGACGTCTATATCAATTCGGCTAACGGGAACCTCGACTTTTTTATGAATAGCATGATGTTCCTGATGAAGCGGGATACGGATATCGCGATCCGCCCGAAAACGTCGGAGATCATGAGCACCTATTCGCTGACCGGGCAGGCGCAGAGAATCCTGATGGCGGTCTCGATTATGGTGGTGGCCGCGTATCTCGGGGTGGGTGTGTTTATCCTGATCCGCCGCGGACGGAAGGTCAAGAGCAAGGATTAG
- a CDS encoding ABC transporter permease subunit: MLSIFRKELKTYFTSTLGYIVMTFFLSIAAFVFCQAHVFAPMKSTDFSPYFSFVNSIIMIVLPLITMRILAEEKGLGTYELLLTSPASPWEIVIGKFLGVLVFVGAGMMLMLLFMIALSFFAAVDFSTVIMSMLGMLLSSAFFIAFGMAASSVTGSLVIAAILTYAVFFSLFLIQFLANINPDPAVLKLIDELSFANHYQNIAEGYFSIKDILFFLIGTYIALFFAKTMVESKTWK; the protein is encoded by the coding sequence ATGCTGTCAATATTCAGGAAGGAATTGAAAACTTATTTTACCTCCACGCTCGGCTATATCGTGATGACGTTCTTTCTCTCGATAGCGGCGTTCGTGTTCTGCCAGGCGCATGTATTCGCGCCGATGAAAAGCACCGACTTCTCGCCGTATTTCTCATTCGTAAATTCCATCATTATGATAGTACTCCCGTTGATAACCATGCGCATACTCGCCGAGGAAAAGGGGCTGGGGACTTACGAGCTCCTTCTCACCTCACCCGCGAGCCCGTGGGAAATAGTGATCGGTAAATTTCTCGGAGTGCTGGTGTTTGTCGGCGCGGGAATGATGCTGATGCTGCTGTTTATGATCGCGCTGAGTTTCTTCGCCGCGGTCGATTTCAGCACGGTGATTATGAGTATGCTCGGGATGCTTCTCTCGTCCGCGTTTTTTATCGCGTTCGGGATGGCTGCCTCGTCGGTAACAGGAAGCCTCGTGATCGCCGCGATCCTGACCTACGCCGTGTTTTTCTCGCTCTTCCTCATCCAGTTCCTCGCGAATATCAATCCCGACCCTGCGGTGCTCAAATTGATCGACGAGCTCTCGTTCGCCAATCATTACCAGAATATCGCCGAGGGATATTTCTCGATCAAGGATATCCTGTTCTTCCTGATCGGAACTTATATTGCGCTGTTTTTCGCGAAAACGATGGTCGAGTCGAAGACCTGGAAATAG
- a CDS encoding ABC transporter ATP-binding protein produces the protein MIKVDHVTVKYGDFTAVDDISFEIASGDVVAFLGPNGAGKTTTMRVLTGFMAPTLGDIFIDGMDLFENMKEIKSSLGYLPEKPPLYPDLTVTEYLDFVGALKGMKRDSALKSRIDEILEMTDLTDRRNTLIRFLSKGLKQRVGIAQSIINSPKVLIMDEPTVGLDPRQVVEIRSLIRRLAKAENRTIILSTHILAEANEICENTIIIKDGHIIAADSIDNLQKSHEEGFWIIMRVARNENDLINKLKANPQVISAQRDNERIIIQARDQIQETVADEAVRMGCGLLELMSKKASLEDVFLKLTN, from the coding sequence ATGATTAAAGTCGATCATGTGACTGTCAAGTACGGCGATTTTACCGCTGTGGACGATATCAGCTTCGAGATCGCGAGCGGAGACGTTGTCGCGTTCTTGGGCCCCAACGGCGCCGGAAAGACCACCACGATGCGCGTACTGACCGGGTTTATGGCTCCTACCCTCGGCGATATTTTTATCGACGGGATGGACTTGTTCGAGAATATGAAGGAGATCAAGTCCTCGCTGGGTTACCTTCCCGAAAAACCCCCGCTCTATCCCGACCTGACTGTGACCGAATACCTCGATTTTGTCGGCGCCCTCAAGGGTATGAAACGCGACTCCGCGTTGAAAAGCCGGATCGACGAAATACTCGAGATGACCGATCTGACCGACCGCCGCAATACGCTCATCCGCTTCCTATCGAAGGGATTGAAGCAGAGGGTGGGGATCGCCCAGAGTATCATCAACTCCCCGAAGGTGCTGATTATGGACGAACCCACTGTGGGGCTCGATCCCCGGCAGGTAGTGGAAATCCGTTCCCTGATACGCCGTCTCGCTAAGGCCGAGAACCGTACCATCATCCTGTCCACCCACATTCTCGCGGAAGCGAACGAAATCTGCGAAAACACGATCATTATTAAGGACGGCCATATAATAGCGGCGGACAGTATCGATAACCTTCAGAAGTCCCATGAAGAAGGATTCTGGATTATTATGCGTGTCGCGCGGAACGAGAACGACCTCATTAACAAGCTGAAAGCGAACCCGCAGGTGATCAGCGCCCAGCGCGATAACGAACGGATAATTATACAGGCGCGCGACCAGATTCAGGAAACGGTCGCCGACGAGGCGGTTCGGATGGGGTGCGGCCTATTGGAACTGATGTCGAAGAAGGCGTCTCTCGAAGACGTGTTCCTCAAGCTCACAAATTAG
- a CDS encoding RNA polymerase sigma factor RpoD/SigA yields the protein MKDMYLFRKYLKDISKHGLIDKNEEIELAKKILDGDKDALQKMINSNLKLVVKISLEYYRGTISLMDIIQNGNMGLMKAAKKFDHLRGVKFSTYAAFWIRQSILRGFIKPSHCLNISYRKDTINKRIKEYMHDYINTTHRYPNVEEIMESLKVSRRDAVDMLFYYKNSEQSLNDAAYTEGDELIESIPDERFNPERIIEDESMLKDVYDAIDSFSEREREIIRKRFGFDDPQRETLQRLGVQFSITAEAARQIEKRVLHNLKNRFPSLSYYFYT from the coding sequence ATGAAAGACATGTATCTGTTTCGCAAGTACCTCAAGGATATTTCGAAGCACGGCCTGATTGACAAGAATGAAGAGATTGAGCTCGCGAAAAAGATTTTGGACGGCGACAAGGATGCTCTTCAGAAGATGATCAACTCGAACCTGAAACTGGTCGTGAAGATCTCGCTCGAATACTACCGCGGAACGATTTCCCTGATGGATATTATCCAGAACGGGAACATGGGATTGATGAAGGCCGCGAAGAAATTCGACCACCTGCGCGGAGTGAAATTCTCCACCTACGCCGCGTTCTGGATCAGACAATCCATCCTTCGCGGGTTTATCAAACCGTCACACTGCCTTAATATTTCCTATCGCAAGGATACCATCAATAAGCGCATCAAGGAATATATGCACGATTATATCAATACCACCCATCGTTATCCCAATGTCGAGGAGATTATGGAATCCCTTAAAGTCTCCCGCCGCGACGCCGTGGATATGCTGTTCTACTACAAGAATAGCGAGCAGTCGTTGAACGACGCGGCCTACACGGAAGGCGACGAACTGATCGAAAGTATCCCCGACGAACGTTTCAATCCCGAAAGGATTATCGAAGACGAATCCATGCTGAAAGACGTATACGATGCCATAGATAGCTTCAGCGAGCGGGAACGGGAGATTATCCGGAAGCGTTTCGGGTTCGACGACCCACAGCGCGAGACCCTTCAAAGATTGGGTGTACAGTTCTCCATTACGGCAGAGGCGGCCAGGCAGATTGAAAAACGGGTCTTGCATAACTTAAAAAACCGCTTCCCTTCCCTCTCCTACTATTTTTACACTTAA